The Pseudopipra pipra isolate bDixPip1 chromosome 6, bDixPip1.hap1, whole genome shotgun sequence genome includes a region encoding these proteins:
- the LOC135415903 gene encoding galectin-related protein A-like isoform X1: protein MRQLRPGLGPRLTLIGSPPKLRPVVGTRGSVRERGRRGFCSSSVVGRCVWGCTVVHTDTEREVEQYVGEIKGGLRPAMKLTVIGIVHSNPKSFSLALLCDPVDANKDVGLLFTVNFSEKSITRNARIGGKWGKEEKTIPYFPFTAGDTFKMELLCEHQQIRVLLDGRQLCDFTHRIQPLNLVKVLQISGDIKLTKVA, encoded by the exons ATGCGCCAGCTCCGTCCCGGGCTCGGGCCTCGCCTGACTCTGATTGGCTCCCCCCCGAAGCTCCGCCCCGTAGTTGGGACGCGGGGATCCGTGAGGGAGAGGGGCCGTCGGGGTTTCTGTTCGTCCTCCGTCGTGGGGAGATGCGTGTGGGGGTGTACAGTTGTACACACCGACACAGAGAGAGAG GTGGAGCAGTATGTTGGTGAAATTAAAGGTGGCCTGAGACCAGCCATGAAACTCACAGTCATAGGCATTGTACACTCCAACCCAAAGAG tttttcgctggctctgctctgtgatCCAGTGGATGCAAACAAAGATGTTGGGCTGTTATTTACAGTTAACTTCAGTGAGAAATCCATCACCCGAAATGCACGAATTGgtgggaaatggggaaaagaagagaagactATTCCCTACTTTCCATTTACAGCAGGCGATACGTTCAAG ATGGAGCTCTTATGTGAACACCAGCAAATACGAGTCCTGCTTGATGGACGGCAGCTCTGTGACTTCACTCACCGCATTCAGCCTCTGAACTTGGTTAAAGTTTTGCAGATCTCAGGGGACATCAAGCTTACCAAAGTGGCTTGA
- the LOC135415903 gene encoding galectin-related protein A-like isoform X2, whose protein sequence is MTEERCAKVEQYVGEIKGGLRPAMKLTVIGIVHSNPKSFSLALLCDPVDANKDVGLLFTVNFSEKSITRNARIGGKWGKEEKTIPYFPFTAGDTFKMELLCEHQQIRVLLDGRQLCDFTHRIQPLNLVKVLQISGDIKLTKVA, encoded by the exons ATGACAGAGGAGAGGTGTGCCAAA GTGGAGCAGTATGTTGGTGAAATTAAAGGTGGCCTGAGACCAGCCATGAAACTCACAGTCATAGGCATTGTACACTCCAACCCAAAGAG tttttcgctggctctgctctgtgatCCAGTGGATGCAAACAAAGATGTTGGGCTGTTATTTACAGTTAACTTCAGTGAGAAATCCATCACCCGAAATGCACGAATTGgtgggaaatggggaaaagaagagaagactATTCCCTACTTTCCATTTACAGCAGGCGATACGTTCAAG ATGGAGCTCTTATGTGAACACCAGCAAATACGAGTCCTGCTTGATGGACGGCAGCTCTGTGACTTCACTCACCGCATTCAGCCTCTGAACTTGGTTAAAGTTTTGCAGATCTCAGGGGACATCAAGCTTACCAAAGTGGCTTGA
- the PLEK2 gene encoding pleckstrin-2, with protein MMQEEAGVLKEGFLVKRGHVVRNWKVRWFVLLQDKLLYYKIEGGKKEPSPKGRILLDGCTITCPCLEYENRPLLIKLKTKTNTDYFLECCSREERDSWALDITGAIHAGHPVQVQELHRMKNSFKLLDNISLHDIVERMYDSNTGIKLTRNLDQGNRYKETFTGSSLVDWLISNSFAVSRFEAVTLASMLMDENFIRPVGTRSTEAMRFSDPSEKFLDDSTALYMFAENSKKNTSSKEEVQFNISELSGTIVKQGFLVKQGHKRKNWKVRRFVLRADPAFLHYYDPTKEENKPVGGFSLRGCLVSALEDNGVPAGVKGNVQGNLFKIITKNDIHYYIQASSKAERVQWIEAIKPLT; from the exons ATGATGCAGGAAGAAGCTGGAGTCCTGAAGGAGGGCTTCCTTGTCAAACGG GGGCATGTTGTTCGTAACTGGAAAGTGAGATGGTTTGTTCTGCTTCAGGATAAGCTGCTGTATTACAAAATTGAAGGAGGCAAGAAGGAGCCTTCTCCAAAGGGCAGGATCCTTTTGGATGGCTGCACTATTACCTGTCCATGCCTGGAATATGAGAACAGACCG CTACTAATCAAACTAAAGACAAAAACCAATACAGACTATTTCCTTGAATGTTGCTCCAGGGAGGAGCGTGACTCCTGGGCTTTGGACATCACTGGAGCTATTCATGCTGGTCACCCAGTACAGGTACAAGAACTTCACAGAATGAAGAACTCTTTCAAACTGCTAGATAATATCAGCCTCCA TGACATAGTGGAGAGAATGTATGACAGCAATACTGGAATTAAACTGACCCGCAACTTGGATCAAGGCAACAGATATAAAGAGACCTTCACAG GTTCTTCCCTGGTGGACTGGCTCATTTCCAATAGCTTTGCTGTGTCACGATTCGAGGCTGTCACCTTGGCATCCATGCTGATGGATGAGAACTTCATCAGGCCTGTGGGAACCCGCAGCACTGAGGCCATGCGCTTCAGCGACCCCTCTGAGAAATTCCTTGATGACTCCACTGCACTGTACATGTTT GCTGAGAACAGTAAGAAAAATACCAGTTCCAAGGAAGAGGTACAATTTAACATCTCTGAATTAAGTGGCACAATTGTGAAGCAAGGATTCTTAGTGAAACAG GGGCACAAGAGGAAAAACTGGAAGGTGAGGAGATTTGTTTTGAGAGCTGATCCTGCTTTTTTGCACTACTATGACCCCACTAAG gaagaaaacaagcCAGTCGGTGGATTCTCCCTCCGAGGCTGCCTTGTCTCAGCTCTAGAGGACAACGGAGTCCCAGCAG gagTGAAGGGCAATGTGCAAGGCAATCTCTTCAAAATCATCACCAAAAATGACATTCATTATTATATCCAGGCCAGCTCCAAGGCTGAGCGAGTGCAGTGGATTGAGGCAATCAAACCACTGACATGA